From Microbacterium sp. LWH11-1.2, one genomic window encodes:
- a CDS encoding cytochrome C5, translated as MTSPLLDNLLARIVDSGLLDEPVAENGLIYGRASIDAAGTVVTVNVDPELDDDDDALDGEELVAALARILSVNETRWRAVIDEVADDIDEAVDDEPVIEQVDLRDDLEATSVVVFADAVLLAFDAPKQFPDSRILVQLDDELEIANIEVRDRDGSAPQ; from the coding sequence ATGACCTCCCCGCTTCTCGACAACCTCCTCGCCCGTATCGTCGACAGTGGACTGCTCGATGAACCGGTCGCCGAGAACGGCCTCATCTACGGGCGTGCGAGCATCGACGCCGCCGGCACCGTCGTGACGGTCAACGTCGACCCCGAGCTCGACGACGATGACGACGCGCTCGACGGCGAGGAGCTCGTCGCCGCCCTCGCCCGCATCCTGTCCGTGAACGAGACCCGCTGGCGGGCCGTGATCGACGAGGTCGCCGACGACATCGACGAGGCGGTCGACGACGAGCCGGTGATCGAGCAGGTCGACCTGCGCGACGACCTCGAGGCGACCTCGGTCGTCGTCTTCGCGGATGCCGTGCTGCTCGCCTTCGATGCGCCGAAGCAGTTCCCCGACTCGCGGATCCTGGTGCAGCTCGACGACGAGCTCGAGATCGCCAACATCGAGGTCAGGGATCGGGACGGCTCCGCCCCGCAGTGA
- a CDS encoding FtsX-like permease family protein, with translation MTGQRLSFGGLVRADLRHNRASFAGVAVAIFVASILVTGLGVLVESGIRGGLAPERYTQVDVVVGSSQYVDVPEDMPLPLRERAPLPTDAAQEIAAIDGVESVVSDVTVPLTAGEDAAPVEAHSWASTTLTGFVLREGREPASADEVVVTAVTGEAVGDAVTLSHGGVTAEYRVVGVVDGPVVPERASHVFLTEERIGQLDPHGGAAQVLGVFTAPGEADRAAAAIREALPGVAAQTGDGRGDIEFLDSGAARSTLIAIGSAFVGTCILVAMFIVAGTLSLSVQSRRRDYALLRAVGASSKQVHALVAREVLSVAVIAALAGIAPGYLLSTVLQGAFVSGGVIPGDFALAIGPIPAVGAVLLVLGAAWGAARIAARRPAKLDPIEALRESATGPAASGLPRIITGIVFATAGISVSTVPLVVRGEYAAGASAGAAMMLIVALALLGPWLVSLSVRLIGSVLRRLSAAGFLAAANAAANSRRLASAILPIALGIGLGLVQIGAPAVIASEAAAQAQAGVTADLRVTASAGLSPASIEMISSIPGVSGASGIAISSAIIDSLDFEGKVQRGEHVLQGVDPASVDTALDLQVQEGTLGGLDDGSTVAVSTDAVQTLGVGIGDTVTGRFGDGMPLEATVVAIYERGLGFGDLTMDVEAVREHTTTGLDAFALVAVDDGALDQVRAALVDAGLLTADARGQKAAGADAQSQQGWVNLVALIVILGYIAIAVINTLVMATGERSRELALLQLIGSSRRQVRAMMRVEAMMVATIAVVFGVLVAVPPLIGMSIGISGQPIPALPVLPSLAIIGSMGALALLSLWVATIAAMRTRPIEEIGSRQ, from the coding sequence ATGACCGGTCAGCGTCTGAGCTTCGGCGGCCTCGTGCGCGCCGATCTGCGCCACAACCGCGCCAGCTTCGCCGGGGTGGCGGTGGCGATCTTCGTCGCGAGCATCCTGGTCACGGGGCTCGGCGTGCTCGTCGAATCCGGCATCCGCGGTGGGCTCGCCCCCGAGCGCTACACCCAGGTCGACGTGGTCGTCGGCTCCTCGCAGTACGTCGACGTCCCGGAAGACATGCCGCTCCCGCTCCGCGAGCGCGCTCCGCTTCCCACGGATGCCGCGCAGGAGATCGCCGCGATCGACGGTGTCGAGAGCGTCGTCTCCGACGTCACGGTCCCGCTCACCGCGGGTGAGGATGCGGCACCCGTCGAGGCGCACTCCTGGGCCTCGACGACCCTGACCGGGTTCGTCCTGCGCGAAGGCAGGGAGCCGGCCTCCGCCGACGAGGTCGTCGTCACGGCCGTCACCGGCGAGGCCGTGGGCGACGCCGTGACCCTCTCGCACGGCGGCGTCACGGCCGAGTACCGGGTCGTCGGCGTCGTCGACGGTCCGGTCGTGCCCGAGCGCGCGAGCCACGTCTTCCTCACCGAGGAGCGCATCGGCCAGCTCGACCCGCACGGCGGCGCCGCGCAGGTGCTGGGAGTGTTCACCGCTCCCGGCGAGGCCGACCGCGCCGCCGCCGCGATCCGCGAGGCGCTCCCCGGCGTCGCCGCGCAGACAGGAGACGGCCGAGGCGACATCGAGTTCCTCGACTCCGGGGCCGCACGGTCGACGCTCATCGCGATCGGCAGCGCCTTCGTCGGCACATGCATCCTCGTGGCGATGTTCATCGTCGCCGGCACGCTCTCGCTCTCGGTGCAGTCGCGCCGTCGGGATTACGCCCTGCTCCGCGCGGTCGGCGCGAGCTCGAAGCAGGTCCATGCACTGGTCGCCCGCGAGGTGCTGTCCGTCGCAGTGATCGCCGCGCTCGCGGGTATCGCTCCCGGCTACCTGCTCTCGACCGTGCTGCAGGGAGCCTTCGTGTCGGGCGGCGTGATCCCCGGCGACTTCGCTCTGGCGATCGGTCCGATCCCCGCGGTCGGCGCCGTGCTGCTCGTGCTCGGCGCCGCGTGGGGTGCGGCGCGCATCGCGGCTCGGCGACCCGCGAAGCTCGACCCGATCGAGGCGCTGCGGGAATCGGCCACGGGCCCCGCGGCGAGCGGACTGCCGCGGATCATCACCGGCATCGTGTTCGCGACCGCCGGGATCTCCGTGTCGACCGTGCCGCTGGTCGTGCGCGGCGAATACGCGGCCGGCGCCTCGGCGGGAGCGGCGATGATGCTGATCGTCGCGCTCGCGCTGCTGGGGCCGTGGCTGGTGTCGCTCAGTGTGCGCCTGATCGGCTCCGTGCTGCGGCGGCTGTCCGCGGCCGGGTTCCTGGCGGCGGCGAACGCGGCGGCGAACAGCCGTCGGCTCGCCAGCGCGATCCTCCCGATCGCCCTGGGCATCGGCCTGGGGCTGGTGCAGATCGGCGCCCCCGCGGTCATCGCGAGCGAGGCCGCCGCGCAGGCGCAGGCCGGTGTCACGGCCGACCTCCGCGTCACGGCATCCGCGGGCCTCAGCCCGGCATCCATCGAGATGATCAGCTCGATCCCCGGGGTGTCGGGCGCCTCCGGGATCGCGATCAGCAGTGCGATCATCGATTCCCTCGACTTCGAGGGCAAGGTGCAGCGCGGGGAGCACGTGCTCCAGGGCGTCGACCCGGCGTCGGTCGACACGGCACTCGACCTGCAGGTGCAGGAGGGCACGCTGGGTGGGCTCGACGACGGATCGACCGTGGCGGTGAGCACGGATGCTGTGCAGACCCTCGGCGTCGGGATCGGCGACACGGTCACCGGCCGCTTCGGCGACGGGATGCCGCTCGAGGCGACTGTCGTGGCGATCTACGAGCGCGGTCTGGGCTTCGGCGACCTCACGATGGATGTCGAAGCGGTGCGCGAGCACACCACGACCGGGCTGGACGCCTTCGCCCTCGTGGCCGTCGACGACGGCGCTCTCGACCAGGTGCGCGCGGCTCTCGTCGACGCGGGGCTGCTGACGGCCGATGCGCGCGGGCAGAAGGCCGCGGGTGCCGACGCGCAGTCCCAGCAGGGCTGGGTGAATCTCGTGGCGCTGATCGTGATCCTGGGGTACATCGCGATCGCCGTCATCAACACGCTCGTCATGGCCACAGGGGAGCGGTCGCGCGAGCTCGCGCTGCTGCAGCTGATCGGCTCCTCGCGGCGACAGGTGCGGGCGATGATGCGCGTCGAGGCGATGATGGTCGCGACCATCGCCGTCGTCTTCGGAGTGCTGGTGGCCGTGCCGCCGCTGATCGGGATGAGCATCGGGATCTCCGGTCAGCCGATCCCGGCGCTGCCGGTGCTCCCGTCGCTGGCGATCATCGGGTCGATGGGCGCGCTCGCGCTGCTGTCGCTCTGGGTGGCGACGATCGCCGCGATGCGAACGCGGCCGATCGAGGAGATCGGCTCGCGGCAGTAG